Below is a genomic region from Oceaniferula marina.
CCATTTTGAATCAACCGTGCCCTGTCGAGGGTTTCGAGGGCGTTGGACGGGATGGCTTTGATTTTATCAAAGTTGCTCGCGGTGATGCCGAAGCCCCAGGCTGAAAACCGGCTAAGGATAAAGGCGTCACTTTGTGACCTCACCTTGAGAGGGGGGGCATATCCACAAATGCTGAGAACCTGCGGGTCATCTTTGTAGAACTCCAGAGCCTCGTTCATGTAGCACAAAAAACCAGGTGCCGTAACGATGTCATCTTCGAGCCAGATGAGTTTCCCATATTCGTCGAGCAGTTGGCGCATGCCGCCTCGATTGTTTTTGATGCGGTTGTTTTTTGTTCGTGCCACAATGGTTACCGATTCAAATCCATCAATGGTTTCAAGATAGGAACGTAAGGTCGAGACAGCGTTCTCGTCTCCCTCCATGGGAGCGTCAGAAAAAATATATAACTTACTTTGCTTCGCCAGCGTGTTTTGGGAAAGGGCCTCGATAGTTTGTTTCAGATGGGTCAAGCGAGTGTAGGTCGACACTCCGATCGGAGCGAGTGTGTAATGGTCGTGATTCATGATAGATCTGGCTCCCTCTCGGAAGGGGGGGTTAGGCTGAAACTTGATGCTGGTATTTCTCAATGGCGGATCTCAGAGCATATTCGTCATCGTTGTTGAGGCGGACTTGCTCTCTGTGGTCGAAGCGTTGTACGGGGGTTGCCGGCATATCGAGCGGGCAGCCTAAATCCTGATATTTTTGGTGGATGGTGGATAGGATGGCCTCGGGCGACTGGCAGAGGCTGAGATAGTCGATTTCGATGCTTCTTGATTGCGGGACAAGTTGCATTCCCATTGATACGGCGTGATGGGTATATACGGCTTGTGCGGCTGCTTGCTCAATGGCGCCGAGCTCGGCCAGTTCCGGGTATTCAGGAGGTTTGAATGACCACCATGTTTTACGGTTTCCGTAGTAGTGCACACGTGATTCAAGAATGGATTGGGCGACGGAGAATAAATCTCGACGAATATGGGTGAAGACAAAGCGCTCGCTGATGTTTAAGAGGTAATCAATATGCCAGTTCATCAACATTCCTTTCATGACGAGAGGTTTGCCAAGCGACGACTCCATGGACGCCAGTCCTTGGAGGAATGCGTCGCTGTCGACACTGTGAAGTTGAGAGTCATCGAGCTTTTGGATTTCTCCAAAATGGAAGAATCGGCGCCAATAGTACCAGAATTCACTGGGAGCGAGAGCCCCTTTGACCCGACCTAGTTGGGATTCGAACTCGAGCTGTTGAGTTTTGATTCCCATTTGATCTTCTTTGTCGTAGTCGACCAAGGCTTTCTGGACCTCACAACCAAAGGCGGGGTTTCCGTAAAACCGAGCAATCAGGTTGGATGGGTAACCGAAACACCCCAACCGGGACAAATTCTGCATCAGCAATGTCGAACCGGATCGAGGGCAGCCCATGATGAGCATCAAGGGCATTTGGGGGCGGGTGGCTGGGTTGAGTTCCGTACCTGTAATACACTGGTTTATTCGAGAGAGTGTGGTTTCCAGGTTTTCACTTTTTCGAAACTTTTCTGTCAGGTCTGTCATGGCCGGTAATGTGTTGATCTCTCTTTCGTTGTGCTGCAATACCTGTTTCATCCTTGTGATGAGATGAAGATTTGAGTCATTTTTTTGAGTCCGGTGTCGGATAAACGCTGGTCACAGAGTATGGTCATGATCTGATCGCTCAGATGCTGGGATTCCGTAAAATGTTTGGGCACTCTGTTATCAATGGGCCAGTGGACTGGGCAAAAAATACGAGAGCGATACATTTGCTCTAAGACTTGTTCTCTCTTGTTTGTGATGAGGGGAAACCCGAGGGGGACGACTTCTTCGGGTAATTCTTTGAAGATCGCCCAGTCTGACAAGTCATTGAGGAGCTGCTTGTATCTTTGCCTGCGGGCCTTGGCAATGCTCTTGTAATCGAAGCCCCCCTTGAGCAGGGCGTAACTGTAATCCGTCATCTTATAGCTGCCAAGTGGGTGGAGTTCTTCAGCGGCTTGATAACTATCGTACCAGTTGATTTTTCCAAACTGATCAAAACGGGTTTTGAGGTCATAGGCTTTGTATGAAGCCATGATAAAATCGGCTGGAGCCTCTTGTAGTCGGACGTCTGAAAAACCGTGGTTTTTATGGCTTGTCAAAATGCCGCCATCCGGGACACCCACGGTTTTTCTGGGGCTATAGAGAGTGAAGTCAGCATAGGGGCGCTCAAAGGTAGAGAGCAGTGCTTGGGACGCGTCTTGCAGGATGGTGGCCCCACGTTCTGAGACGGCCTGCAAAGACGTAGTGTCGGATGGAAACCCAAAGTAATCGATAAAGATGACGAGATCCTTTTTGTTGATGTGTTTGACCCACTTCAAGTCGTGCGTTTTTAATCTGCCATCTACCGGGTAAAAGGAGATTTCGGTGTGTTTGGGAATGGCCGAGGTGATGGAGTTGCATAAAAAAGAGGGAAGCCACACTTTTTTTGGACGAGAGAGGTTGCAGAGGAGCCGGATCCCGGATCTGGCATTGATGAGCCTGAGATGCGCTTGCTGCAAAAAGGGTGGGGGCGGCTGCGGGCTGAAATTCAAGCCTTCATTGCCGAACATTCCTCCGATGATTTCTTCAGTGTAGGCCATAGAACAAATGTTTTTACGAGGGGGACTATGTGAGTGAGTAATCCCTCAGGAAAGGGCGTATCGCCGCGGGGGAATGATTCATCATGAGATCGATGATGGATAAGCCGGAGACGAAACTGGGATGACCTGCTTGAGTATACCTTGGAAGCGTTGGCTCCAGAAAATACAGGTGTATGCCATGTTCGGCGAATGCGTCTTTGGTATAGAGCGATTGTCCACCAAGGGGGTTGATGTATGTTTTTGATTTCTCCCTCAAGCAAATATCAATGAGACGGTCCTGACGTTCCATTTCTTTATTGTTGTAGATGCTTGATGAGGGGATGAGCTCGGTTCGGATCCCCAAGTAGTTTGTGATCACCCGAAGCTGATGGGTTAACAGCTCGCTGAGTTTGGATGATGGGCAATCAAAAGCCGTTTGGATGAGATCGTTGACCTCGTTGAAGTAAGGGGCTTTTCCATAGGCCATTTGCAGTGTTCGGTGGGTTTTTGTAAGCCAGAGGTCTGTGTTTGCTAGCTCAATGGTTTTGATGTCTGTGAATGATCTTTTGCCTTGGATCGGCAGGGTGATCAGCAGTTCTTTGCCGTTGACCAAAATGCGGTTGCGGTTGATCCATCCGGATTTGATGTAGTGGACATCATCGTAAATGACAAACTTATCAACGGCTGCGATCAGTTGGAAGTAGCCGAGATAAGGAAAAAAATACGGCTGCATGATGGCAATGCTTGGGCCCGTCACTGTGTTCATGGAAAAAGGTTTTTTTTGTTAACCGAGGGTGTTGAGGATGATTTGCGAGATGTTTTCGACTTCATCCAAGGAGAGATCGTGATAGAGAGGCAGGCAGAGGATGCGATTGGCTACGTCACTTGCTACGGGTGTTTCCTGAGCTGTTACATAGGGAAGAGCGTCGAGGCTGGGGTAGAAATAACGACGAGGGAAAATTTGTTGGGATGCCAAGGCTGAGGTAATCGTCTTTAGATCTTCGACCGATGGGAGGATGATCGGATAGTATGCTGCATTCTGAGTTGCCTTGGCGTTCCACTCAGGCATGGCGATCGACTCGGATGGTTTAAGGAATGAGTGATACTTTTCCACCCTCCGGTGACGTTCGGCAATGATTTCAGGTATACGCCCGTGAAGGCACAAGCCCATGGCGGCATGAAGCTCTGACATTTTGGCGTTGATGCCGAGACCTTGGAAGGCCTCCGGGCCGTCAAAGCCAAAGTTCCGCATGTAGGACAATTTATGGGCCAGTGCATCATCATTGGTGGCGAGCGCTCCTCCTTCGACACTGTGAAAGAGTTTGGTTGCATGCATACTGAGAACGGAGACATCACCGTATTGCATGACGTTTTTCCCTGCTAACTCGACCCCGTAGGCGTGAGCGGCATCGTAGATGACAGGGACGTTCCATTTTTTTGAAATGCTGTCGATCGCTTTGACGTCACACGGGTTGCCAAACACATGGGTGGCAACAATCGCGGAGACACGATCGTGCATTTGCTGCTCGATGAGTTCGGGGTCGATGCACAGGGTGGCTGGATCGATGTCGGCAAAGCGGGCTTTGCATCCCTCCCACGCAATCGTGGACGTGGTGGCAATGAAAGAGAAGGGGGTGGTGACGATTTCGCCTTGGAGTCCAAGCGCCTTGATGGCAAGTTGCAGGGCAAGGGTGGCATTGGCCACCAGAAGAACATGCTTTACCCCGAATTCACGGGCCAGATCCTCTTCGAGTTGCTTTAAGCATGGGCCATTGTTGGTGAGGTGGCCTCGTTGCCAGATCCCTTCGAGTTGTTTGACGTAGTCCTGGAGTGGGGGAAGGGCTGATTGGGTGACATGGATGGGCTCGCGCATGGTGCAGACGGCGATACAATCATAATCCGGGGAATTAGGCAACCGTATCAGCGAGGGACCTGGGTGGGTGGTAGAAGCCGGCACGGCCAAACTCATTGGCTGTCATGAGATCGTGTCCAGAATTGACCATACCCAGATCGAAACATTCGAGTTCGGGGGGGCACTCCGCGGGGTTTCATTTCCTGCGCTAGCTTTAGGATGCGTCTGGCGCATTGACCGAAGCCGATCGAGGGGAGTTCAATGAACTCAACGTCAGGGAGCCCGTGTCAGGCAGGGTTAAGAACGGTTGTTTTCAGTGAGAAGGTTTTTGAGGTAGTGGGCATAGGAGGAACTTCCCATTGTCGATGCGGCTTGCTCAACTTGTGCTTCATTCATCCATTGATTGGCGAGCGCGATTTCTTCCAAGCAGGCTATTTTAAGCCCTTGGCGTTTCTCAACTGTTTGGACAAAATGGGAGGCTTCCAAAAGGCTGTCGTGCGTTCCGGTGTCGAGCCATGCAAAGCCCCGACCCAGGAGCTGGACGTTCAGAGTGTCGTTGGCAAGGTAGGCTTGGTTGATGCTGGTGATTTCCAGCTCTCCTCTTGCGGAAGGGCGTATGGTCTTTGCTATATCAATGACATCATTGTCATAAAAGTAGAGCCCCGTGACTGCATAGTTTGATTTCGGGTGTTCGGGTTTTTCCTCGATCGATATCGCCTTTTTGTTTTGATCAAACTCGACGACTCCGAAGCGGCTAGGGTCGGTGACTTGGTATCCGAAAACCGTTGCTCCGGAGTCTCTGTTAGCCACTCTTTGCAGCATTGGGGTAAAGCCGGTTCCGAAGAACAGGTTGTCGCCTAGCACGAGACAAACTTGGTCGGCTCCAATAAATTCCTCCCCGATGAGGAACGCCTCGGCGAGTCCATTCGGTTGGGCTTGGGTGGCATAACTGAGGTTGATCCCAAAGCGTTTGCCGGTGCCTAACACTCTCTGGAAAGCATCCTGATCGTGTGGCGTTGTGATAATCATGATGTCGCGGATGCCTGCGAGCATGAGAACGGAGAGGGGATAGTAAATGAGGGGTTTGTCATAGACGGGAAGGAGCTGTTTGGACACCCCTCTCGTCACCGGGAATAATCGTGTTCCTGTGCCTCCTGCTAAAATGATACCTTTCATGATGTCGATGCTTGTTTTATCTGCGGGGTTCTCTTGTTTTAGTCGCAGGAACCTTGCCCTAGCCGTTCTCTTTGATAGCTGCCATCCTGAACCCTCTGACACCATTCGCTGTGTGACAGATACCAGTCGATGGTTTTGAGAATCCCGGAATCGAATGATTCCTGAGGTTCCCAATTCAGAGACTGTTTGATTTTAGAGGCGTCGATAGCATAGCGGACGTCATGTCCGGGGCGGTCATCGACATATGTGATCAGCTCCTTGAAGTCTTTGATGCCGTTTGGTTTTCTTTCGATTTTGCCATTCAGGATGTCGCAGATGGTTCGCACGACATCGATATTGGTTTTCTCGTTATGGCCTCCTATGTTGTACGTCTGGCCGATGGCTCCTTCTATTAACACCTTTATCAGGGCTTGAGCATGATCGTCGACGTAAAGCCAGTCCCGCACCTGGCTACCGTTTCCGTATACGGGCAGGGCGAGTCCCTCCAATGCATTGAGGATCATCAGGGGAATGAGTTTTTCCGGGAACTGGTAGGGGCCGTAGTTGTTGGAACAATTGGTGATGACGGTTGGTAATCCAAAAGTCCGATGCCAGGATCTGACCAAGTGGTCGGAAGATGCCTTGCTCGCGGAATAGGGTGAGCTCGGGTCGTAGGGGCTTTCTTCGGTGAAAAAACCACTGGCTCCGAGGTCCCCATAGACTTCATCGGTAGAGACGTGGTGGAATCTGAATCCGTCTTTGTTTGGTTGAGCCTTTTTGCCGGCCTCGTTGGCTGGCAGGGATTGCCAGTAGGCAAGAGCTGCCTGAAGCAGGGTGTAGGTCCCGAGCACATTGGTTTGGATGAATTCGCCTGGGCCGTCAATCGAGCGGTCAACATGGGATTCCGCCGCCAGATGCATCATGGCATGGGGTCGATGCTCTCTGAATACCCGTTTGATTTCGACGGCGTCACAGATATCGACTTGCTCGAAGGTGTAGCGAGGGTTGGCGCTGACCTCAGAGAGGGAGTCCAGATTCCCGGCGTAGGTTAATTTATCGACGTTGATGACTTGCCAGTCCGAGTGCTGGATCAGATGGCGAATAACGGCGGATCCTATAAACCCAGCTCCTCCAGTTACAATGATTTTCATAGCGTTGCGACCCGGCACAGCGGGAAGGATTTGTAACATTTGTCTTTAACTTGGGAAGTCATATTTTAAGCTATTCTTTTGGCTGCCGTGACTTATAACGGGGGGGGCTCTGGTGTGTGACGAGAGCCTGATGCCAATTCATCCGGGTTATGAAAGAGAAACGATCAGCCGCTCAGCCACTATTTATTTTTTCGCAACCTCGGTCCGGTTCAACTTTGCTTCAGAAAATATTGGCGACGAGTGACGACATTGCCACCGTGTCCGAACCATGGCTCATGCTGCCTCTTTTCAGTTATGACGAGCGGATGCTTATGTGTTCTGCCTACTCGGTGAAGGGATACCGGAAAGCGGTAAGGGACATACTGGGCAGCCTTCCCTGTGGGGAGGATGATCTTTTTGCTGCCTCAAGAGCATATGGTGAACACCTCTACGGTTTGTTAGCTGGTGAGGGACGGTATTTCTTGGATAAAACGCCGCGTTATCACATCATCAGTAGTCATCTGATGCGAACCTTCCCTGAGGCCAAATGTATCTTTTTGTGGCGTAATCCGCTGTCGGTGATGGCTTCCATTTCCAGAACATGGAAAAAAGGGCGTTGGACTTTTGCAGGTTACGAAATCGATTTGTATGAGGGGTTTGCCTCTTTGATCGAAAGCTATGAGGGTAATCAAGAACGCGTGCTAGCACTCCAATACGAGGACTTGGTTGCCGACCCGAACCGATGGCTGGGCAAAATTCAAACGTTTCTGGATCTACCTGAGGGGAGCTTCAAGCACGAACTCTTTGGGGCGGTTGATTTGGGTGGCAAGATGGGGGATTCAACGGGAGCGAAGGAATACCAGAACACCTTGTCAGAAGATTCAACAGCGCGGTGGAAACAGGCTTTTCGGAGTCGTTACCGCAAAAAGATGGGGGCCGAGTATCTGCAATGGATCGGGGCTGAACGTCTCGAGACGATGGGCTACTCGCTGGATGAACTGATGGAGCAACTCACTGCGGTGCCGGCTACGGGCCTTGGCGTGATGGATTATTTGGCCCATCACCGGGGAAAGCTAAAAGATCGATCACAATCGAGGCTGTCCAAGGCGATTGATCGATACAGGGGCAATGGCGGCAAGGCGGTTCGGTTGAATTAATGATCATAGCAATGCAGGAAGATGAGTAGAATGAAACGCTTAAAGAGGTTGGTGAGCTTGAAAAAGCGAACAAAGGTTTTTTGCATTGGATACAATAAAACGGGAACCACCACGGTTGAAAAGGTCTTGAAGAAGATGGGGTATGTGATGCCCAAACAAACCATGCAAGAACGGCTGATTTCAGAGGATGTTTTTCGTGGAGATTACCGGAGCTTGAGAAAACTGTGCAAAAAATATGATGCCTTCCAGGATATGCCTTTTTCACAAGGTTCTGCCTATATTGCGGCGGATGCATTGTTTCCCGGGAGTCAGTTTATTCTGACGGTGCGGGATGCTGACGCTTGGTTTGACAGCTTGGTAAGGTTTCACCTGAAAGGGATCATGAAGCGGGCCGGGGTAGAAAAAATTGAAGATTTTAACGAAAACTCATTCAAGGATAAGGAGGTCTATCTCCATAAAAACTATTCCTATCAGGTGGTGAGAAGGCATGCTGTAACGGTTGAGAATCACGCTGTGCACTATGATTGGTCGCTTGTGTATAACAAGGAACATCGAGTTAGCCTCTACGAGGAGCGTAATCGGCAAATTTTGGAGTATTTTCAGAACCGTCCGGAACAGTTGTTGGTATTTGATGTGGAGAAAGAGAGCAATAACTCCCGAATGGTTGAATTTCTCGGGCTGCCAAGCTCCTTTATTGAGGATTTGCCTCATTTGAATCAATCCCGGCTGAGGTAGTTGGCCGTTCTCAGTCTTTGGTATTACCACGTATTCCATCCAGCTCATGGGTGGCGGTTTCCTTGTTTGGGTTCAGGGTGGACAGGGCGTGTTTGTTGGTTATGCTTCGAAAACCGCGACGGATTGGGCGCTGTTATGAATCTGGCATTATTACTTCATCGTTATTTCCCTTACGGGGGCTTGCAGCGTGATTGTGTGAACCTGGCCATTCGATTGATCGACTCGGGACATGAGGTATCGGTCGTTTGCCGATGTTGGGAGGGAGAGGTTCCGGAGGGGCTGATGGTGGAGGAGCTCGGGGCAAGAGGTCTGAGCAACCTTTCCATGGATCGTCATTTTGAGCAGGACGCGGAGGCCTGGTTGGCAGAGCACCCTCAGGATTGTGTGGTCGGGTTTAGCCGTTTGGCCTTAGCCATGGATTTTTATTATGCTGCTGACCCGTGTTATGCGCTACGCATCGCGAGAAACAAACCCCGGTGGTACCGGTTCAGCCGCCGTTATCGACATGGCGTTCAGCTTGAGTGGTTTTTGTTTTCTGCAGGAGGACCTAAAAACATCCTGATGCTGACCGATATGGAAGTCCCGGCGTATCAGAAGATTTACGGCACGGACCCGGAACGCTTGTTGGTCTTACCGCCCAGCATCCGGCGTCGCGCCTTGAAGATGGCGCAAAAACGGGAGCTTCGTAGCAAAATCCGCAAGCGCATGGATTGGCCGGATGAAAGGAATGTCATCTTGCTCGTTGGGTCCGGCTTTGCCACCAAAGGCTTGGACCGGGCGATTCGGGCTGTGGCGTCGGTTTCAGCAGCTGAGGATGTGGTTTTGTATGTTGCCGGGTCTGGTAAGGACGCTCGTTACCGGGCGCTGGCCAAAGGCTGTGGCGTTCAGGATCGTGTGGTCTTTCTCGGCGGGCGTGATGATGCCTGGGAGTTGATGCTGGCAGCGGACCTGTTGATTCATCCGGCACGCAGTGAAAATACGGGAACGGTGTTGGTAGAAGCACTTAGTGCCGGAACCGGGGTGTTAACCACCGCGGCTTGTGGTTTTGCTTCCCATGTGGCGGCCTCGGGGGCAGGGACGGTTTTGATGCACCCCTTCGACCAGGCTGCCTTGGAGCGCGCGCTATCGGCCTTGTTGGCTGATTCTTGGGAAGGGCGGGCCGAAGCGGCGTTACGGTATGCTGCAGAGGAAGACCTCTATTCCGGTATGGATACGGCCCATCGCCATATTGAGGCGTTTTTAGCATCGCATGTTAAATCGGATGTCCATCCTTGACCTTGCGCTCCGTGCGGGTTGTGTTGGTTGCAGATGATTGAGTTGGCGGACGAATTACGTGACCGGTTTCCCGGTTCAAGTGCCTTTGATCAGATCATGGATCTGGAGGGTGAGGTGTATCGTGCCAAGGAGGGGCGCCGGACTTTGATGTTTGAGCACCAGGGGCGGGAGTACTTTGCCAAAATCCACCGTGGCATTGGATGGCGTGAAATTTGGAAGAACCTGAGCCAACTCAAATGGCCGATCATCACGGCCTCGAATGAGTGGAAGGCGGTAGCATTGCTGGAGCGGTCTGGAGTCGAGACGGTGAAAATCGTAGGCAAAGGGGTGCGGGGCCTGAATCCAGCGAAGGTGCAATCGTTTGTGGTGATGCAGGCTCTGGATGAACGGATTGAGCTTGAGGATTTTTTTAAAGAGATGGGTGGAACTGGCGGTCCACGGCGTCTGGCATTGAAGCGGATGCTGCTTCGCAAGGTTGCCGATTCGGCTCGGCGTATGCATGCGGCGGGAATGAATCACCGTGATTTTTACCTGTGCCATTTCCATATTCAGAACCGGGACTGGTCACACTGGCGTCCGGGAGACGAGGTTCGACTGCCCTTGTTGGATTTGCATCGTGCCCAGATCCGGAGCAAGGTGCCGCGTCGTTGGCTGGTCAAAGACTTGGGGGCCTTGTTGTTTTCAGCAGTGGACTGCGGTTTTACGGACCGGGATATGGCTGCTTTTCTGAAGATTTATATTGGTCCGAATTGGAAAGATCAACTGAGGAGTAACGCCGGCCTTTGGAGGTCCGTGCTCATTCGGGCTGGAAAATTTTACCAACGTCACCGGGGGAAAGCGATGGTTCTCCCCGGTATATTTGCTCACTTGAGGTAGCGGTTGACCTCGCTTTTGAATCTCTGCTGTTCGGTTTCGTCCAGTTGGAGGATTTTCAAGTAGCTGGATAGCAAGCTTGGTAGTCCGGCCTTTTTGATACGTTGCACGTCCTTGCGGTAACGCAGAGGAGTGGCCAGGTTGGCGGCTCGTCTCAACATCGGCACTGGTTTTGCGTAGAATTTGACGTCGGTGAAATCAATCAAGCCGTATCCTTGCTGGTCTGGGAGCTGGATGATGTTCCCAAGATGCATGCCTCGGAACAGGATACCCTTCTGGTGCAGGTGGTGGATGAAGTGGCAGAGATCTCTGATATGGACCTGTTCGGGGGATTGTTTGAGTAACTCCCGGATGGATTGCCCGGGTAGGGATTGATAGGTGACAGCCCGGACGTGGCTACCGGCCAGGGCAATGTGTTTCAGGACACTTGGGGCCTGGATCTCGCGTTGGTCAAGTTCTTCGGCGTTATGAATAAAGCGTCCGCTGTAGGGCCGGAGCGTCGCCGACGACAGCCATTTTTTTTTGCGGGCCCATATCTTGGTTACCGTGTCATCCGGGTGGAGGACCACGGCTGGGTAGCCTCCTTTTTCATCGATTGCTTGGCCGTTGCGGCAAAGGGCATCGAAATCTTCCTGTGAATAGGTGACGGGCTGCATGGCTGTCGGGCTTAAGCGTTGATGCCGAGGCTATCGAGAAAACCGGCCAAGCCCTGGGCATCGCCTTTATTGAAGGCTTTTGCTGTGAACGGGCTTTGAAATGGACCGATGAGCGCAAAAATCCGTTTGATCTTTGCCTTGTGGAAGATGGTGGCACCTTCGGCGTTGGCGGTAAAGTCCAGAGCGCAGTCGGCGGGAGCCGCCTGATCGAGGTTATATTGTTCGATCTGATGCGCCAGTTTCGGGCTGGTGTCGCTCGCTCGAGCAAGGATGTGCGCATCTGCACAATCGAAGCCATGTTCTCCGACAGTGGTGAGGTGCAGGTCCGGGCGGTAGTTCTTTAACCGATTAAGTTGGTTGAGATGCTCTGTGTCGGATGGAGACAATGATCCGGTATAGACCAGGACGCGAAACGGATGGGTTGCCGCAGAGCGCTGATGTCCGGTGCGTTTTTTCTGCAGGCCATCGATCTTTAGAGGGCGTTTGCGTCCGGTTTTCCAGTAGCCGTGCATCCAGAGGACATCGGCCGGATGGGCGGACATCGCCCGTTCATAGGCTTGGGCGCAGAGTGCGGTGATGTAGACCGTGTTGCTTTGCTTGTTTTCCGGGATGTCGAGCGCGGGGTAGACGGTGAACTTCCACTTGCCCGGGGCGATCGTCGAGACGGCAATCGGGACGATGGGAGCCCCGGTCCGGCGGTGCAGGATCGCTGGAAGGTTGGTGAGTGAGGTTAATTTGCCGAACAAGGGGACGGCCAGACCATGAGCCCCCGCTTGTTGGTCGGCCAGAACGCCGAGGGATCCTCCTTCTTTGATGTGGGCGATGGGTTTGAAAAATCCGTCGCGGCGACTGAACACCTTGGTGCCCTGACTTCCCCGGCGGCGTCGGATCAGGGCGTCGATCAGCGGGTTGTTGATCGGTCGGTAGAGGGTTCCTGTAGGCTTGAGTTCCGGCAGGGCGAGGTGGGCCTGAGCGAGAAACTCCCAGTTTCCCATGTGGGAGAGCAGGCAGATGGTTCCCTTTTCAGATTTTCTGGTTTTGAGCAGGTGTTCTTCCCCGGTGATTTCGATGCTTTGCAGGATTTTTTCCG
It encodes:
- a CDS encoding glycosyltransferase family 2 protein, with the protein product MNHDHYTLAPIGVSTYTRLTHLKQTIEALSQNTLAKQSKLYIFSDAPMEGDENAVSTLRSYLETIDGFESVTIVARTKNNRIKNNRGGMRQLLDEYGKLIWLEDDIVTAPGFLCYMNEALEFYKDDPQVLSICGYAPPLKVRSQSDAFILSRFSAWGFGITASNFDKIKAIPSNALETLDRARLIQNGRDLEGMVKREASGKINALDIRAMYAQYLNSTVTVYPKQSLVQNIGHDGTGVHCGNSSEFHHKELWQQTDGFSFVKNPELDPRIVKANARWRNNMKRKRKLYRKLGLKRLAKFLNNTI
- a CDS encoding sulfotransferase, with translation MTDLTEKFRKSENLETTLSRINQCITGTELNPATRPQMPLMLIMGCPRSGSTLLMQNLSRLGCFGYPSNLIARFYGNPAFGCEVQKALVDYDKEDQMGIKTQQLEFESQLGRVKGALAPSEFWYYWRRFFHFGEIQKLDDSQLHSVDSDAFLQGLASMESSLGKPLVMKGMLMNWHIDYLLNISERFVFTHIRRDLFSVAQSILESRVHYYGNRKTWWSFKPPEYPELAELGAIEQAAAQAVYTHHAVSMGMQLVPQSRSIEIDYLSLCQSPEAILSTIHQKYQDLGCPLDMPATPVQRFDHREQVRLNNDDEYALRSAIEKYQHQVSA
- a CDS encoding DegT/DnrJ/EryC1/StrS family aminotransferase, with the translated sequence MAYTEEIIGGMFGNEGLNFSPQPPPPFLQQAHLRLINARSGIRLLCNLSRPKKVWLPSFLCNSITSAIPKHTEISFYPVDGRLKTHDLKWVKHINKKDLVIFIDYFGFPSDTTSLQAVSERGATILQDASQALLSTFERPYADFTLYSPRKTVGVPDGGILTSHKNHGFSDVRLQEAPADFIMASYKAYDLKTRFDQFGKINWYDSYQAAEELHPLGSYKMTDYSYALLKGGFDYKSIAKARRQRYKQLLNDLSDWAIFKELPEEVVPLGFPLITNKREQVLEQMYRSRIFCPVHWPIDNRVPKHFTESQHLSDQIMTILCDQRLSDTGLKKMTQIFISSQG
- a CDS encoding WbqC family protein, with product MNTVTGPSIAIMQPYFFPYLGYFQLIAAVDKFVIYDDVHYIKSGWINRNRILVNGKELLITLPIQGKRSFTDIKTIELANTDLWLTKTHRTLQMAYGKAPYFNEVNDLIQTAFDCPSSKLSELLTHQLRVITNYLGIRTELIPSSSIYNNKEMERQDRLIDICLREKSKTYINPLGGQSLYTKDAFAEHGIHLYFLEPTLPRYTQAGHPSFVSGLSIIDLMMNHSPAAIRPFLRDYSLT
- a CDS encoding DegT/DnrJ/EryC1/StrS family aminotransferase, whose protein sequence is MREPIHVTQSALPPLQDYVKQLEGIWQRGHLTNNGPCLKQLEEDLAREFGVKHVLLVANATLALQLAIKALGLQGEIVTTPFSFIATTSTIAWEGCKARFADIDPATLCIDPELIEQQMHDRVSAIVATHVFGNPCDVKAIDSISKKWNVPVIYDAAHAYGVELAGKNVMQYGDVSVLSMHATKLFHSVEGGALATNDDALAHKLSYMRNFGFDGPEAFQGLGINAKMSELHAAMGLCLHGRIPEIIAERHRRVEKYHSFLKPSESIAMPEWNAKATQNAAYYPIILPSVEDLKTITSALASQQIFPRRYFYPSLDALPYVTAQETPVASDVANRILCLPLYHDLSLDEVENISQIILNTLG
- the rfbA gene encoding glucose-1-phosphate thymidylyltransferase RfbA, which produces MKGIILAGGTGTRLFPVTRGVSKQLLPVYDKPLIYYPLSVLMLAGIRDIMIITTPHDQDAFQRVLGTGKRFGINLSYATQAQPNGLAEAFLIGEEFIGADQVCLVLGDNLFFGTGFTPMLQRVANRDSGATVFGYQVTDPSRFGVVEFDQNKKAISIEEKPEHPKSNYAVTGLYFYDNDVIDIAKTIRPSARGELEITSINQAYLANDTLNVQLLGRGFAWLDTGTHDSLLEASHFVQTVEKRQGLKIACLEEIALANQWMNEAQVEQAASTMGSSSYAHYLKNLLTENNRS
- the rfbB gene encoding dTDP-glucose 4,6-dehydratase is translated as MKIIVTGGAGFIGSAVIRHLIQHSDWQVINVDKLTYAGNLDSLSEVSANPRYTFEQVDICDAVEIKRVFREHRPHAMMHLAAESHVDRSIDGPGEFIQTNVLGTYTLLQAALAYWQSLPANEAGKKAQPNKDGFRFHHVSTDEVYGDLGASGFFTEESPYDPSSPYSASKASSDHLVRSWHRTFGLPTVITNCSNNYGPYQFPEKLIPLMILNALEGLALPVYGNGSQVRDWLYVDDHAQALIKVLIEGAIGQTYNIGGHNEKTNIDVVRTICDILNGKIERKPNGIKDFKELITYVDDRPGHDVRYAIDASKIKQSLNWEPQESFDSGILKTIDWYLSHSEWCQRVQDGSYQRERLGQGSCD
- a CDS encoding sulfotransferase family protein; this translates as MKEKRSAAQPLFIFSQPRSGSTLLQKILATSDDIATVSEPWLMLPLFSYDERMLMCSAYSVKGYRKAVRDILGSLPCGEDDLFAASRAYGEHLYGLLAGEGRYFLDKTPRYHIISSHLMRTFPEAKCIFLWRNPLSVMASISRTWKKGRWTFAGYEIDLYEGFASLIESYEGNQERVLALQYEDLVADPNRWLGKIQTFLDLPEGSFKHELFGAVDLGGKMGDSTGAKEYQNTLSEDSTARWKQAFRSRYRKKMGAEYLQWIGAERLETMGYSLDELMEQLTAVPATGLGVMDYLAHHRGKLKDRSQSRLSKAIDRYRGNGGKAVRLN
- a CDS encoding sulfotransferase; protein product: MKKRTKVFCIGYNKTGTTTVEKVLKKMGYVMPKQTMQERLISEDVFRGDYRSLRKLCKKYDAFQDMPFSQGSAYIAADALFPGSQFILTVRDADAWFDSLVRFHLKGIMKRAGVEKIEDFNENSFKDKEVYLHKNYSYQVVRRHAVTVENHAVHYDWSLVYNKEHRVSLYEERNRQILEYFQNRPEQLLVFDVEKESNNSRMVEFLGLPSSFIEDLPHLNQSRLR